One Pseudomonas abieticivorans genomic region harbors:
- a CDS encoding CheW domain-containing protein produces MNRPVDIATKPHVALQSYLDGLLQEATEELDAGNDLLDGLDDFQAAVLEEQARDAAVQQVVRLAPVPVPVPVAVATPVPLPVVAPEPEPEPAPVAPPVPEPMVALAEPLVDVHLPAPVGAQPPAVTSDGRPHWAAEPFECLLFDVAGLTLAVPLVCLGSIYSLAGQELTPLFGQPNWFLGILPSQAGNLKVLDTARWVMPDRYRDDFQQGLQYVISVQGYEWGLAVHQVSRSLRLDPNEIKWRSHRGQRPWLAGTVIEHMCALLDVAELAELIASGAVKHMQHTQASAKPSAQPKK; encoded by the coding sequence ATGAATCGTCCCGTCGATATCGCCACCAAGCCCCATGTGGCCTTGCAGTCCTACCTGGACGGCTTGTTGCAGGAAGCCACCGAGGAGCTGGATGCCGGCAATGACCTGCTGGACGGTCTGGATGACTTCCAGGCGGCCGTACTCGAGGAGCAGGCCCGCGATGCGGCGGTGCAGCAGGTCGTGAGGCTGGCGCCGGTGCCGGTGCCGGTGCCAGTGGCAGTGGCAACGCCCGTGCCGCTGCCGGTCGTGGCCCCCGAGCCCGAGCCCGAACCTGCACCTGTCGCGCCGCCAGTGCCGGAGCCCATGGTGGCGTTGGCCGAGCCGTTGGTGGACGTACACTTGCCAGCGCCCGTGGGCGCGCAGCCACCCGCGGTCACCAGCGATGGCCGCCCGCACTGGGCCGCTGAACCCTTCGAATGCCTGCTGTTCGATGTCGCCGGTTTGACCTTGGCCGTACCGTTGGTGTGCCTGGGTTCGATCTATTCCTTGGCCGGCCAGGAGCTGACCCCATTGTTTGGTCAGCCCAACTGGTTCCTTGGCATCCTGCCAAGCCAGGCCGGTAACCTGAAGGTACTGGACACCGCGCGCTGGGTGATGCCCGACCGCTACCGCGACGACTTCCAGCAGGGCCTGCAATACGTTATTTCGGTGCAGGGCTACGAGTGGGGGTTGGCCGTGCATCAGGTCAGCCGCTCGTTGCGTCTGGACCCCAATGAAATCAAATGGCGCAGCCACCGGGGCCAGCGGCCTTGGCTGGCAGGCACCGTGATCGAACACATGTGTGCGTTGCTGGACGTGGCCGAACTTGCCGAGCTGATTGCCAGCGGCGCGGTCAAGCACATGCAGCACACACAGGCATCTGCCAAACCATCGGCCCAGCCGAAAAAATGA
- the fliK gene encoding flagellar hook-length control protein FliK, translating into MTGEINSIVPQLPTAPTRAAVSSGEVLKLLTPLDSLLDIGDSAKAEVVAIKQTPQDFQLALKLTLANGQQTTVQASSNQALPQGTQVSVTQLPAGTLAVVVQQAKATGVATLTQIDTQKLPVGTLVQGKVVSSQVMSQGGTLPPVYRALVTLLNTVQAGSTLTLDSPQPLRPGSLLTAQVQGAQQLNVVPLSGRLDQLEVSQQFNAQQARQASLQGLFSALQTLAGNPQVADDLRASANALLAGLPDIRQLADPKAVALALNNSGLFLEANLLTDADPQASPDLKTSLLRLIAQLVPSNTVFNPALAATTLGQSLPGYVRNALGMLGQVGEKPQASSFPLAGKALPGFDGENDLDHLLRLAAAAVSRLQSHQLASLEQTGTTPDGRLQTTWQLEIPMRNHQDIVPLQVKVQREDTQQQQDTEREEAREQKEKLWRVELAFNLEPLGPLQVQAQLLAGSLTSQLWAERASTASLIESQLGSLRERLLASGLNVGELNCHLGTPPQGPRTSVEQRWVDETA; encoded by the coding sequence AAATTGCTGACCCCGCTCGACAGCCTGCTGGACATTGGCGACAGCGCCAAGGCCGAGGTCGTGGCCATCAAGCAAACGCCCCAGGATTTCCAACTGGCGCTCAAGCTGACCTTGGCCAACGGCCAGCAAACCACCGTGCAGGCCAGCAGCAACCAGGCCTTGCCCCAAGGCACGCAGGTCAGTGTCACGCAATTGCCCGCCGGTACCCTGGCCGTGGTGGTGCAACAGGCCAAGGCCACTGGCGTGGCCACCCTGACCCAGATCGACACGCAAAAGCTGCCCGTGGGCACCCTGGTGCAAGGCAAGGTAGTCAGCAGCCAGGTAATGAGCCAGGGCGGCACATTGCCGCCGGTCTATCGGGCACTGGTGACCTTACTCAACACGGTGCAGGCCGGCAGTACCCTGACCCTGGACAGCCCGCAACCGCTGCGCCCCGGCAGCCTGCTGACCGCCCAGGTGCAAGGCGCGCAGCAATTGAATGTCGTGCCCTTGAGCGGCCGTCTCGATCAACTGGAAGTCAGCCAGCAGTTCAACGCCCAACAAGCGCGCCAGGCTTCTTTGCAAGGGCTGTTCAGCGCCCTGCAGACGTTGGCCGGCAACCCCCAGGTAGCGGACGACCTGCGGGCCAGCGCCAACGCCCTGCTGGCCGGGCTGCCAGACATCCGCCAACTGGCCGACCCCAAGGCCGTGGCCCTGGCGCTGAACAACAGCGGCCTGTTCCTGGAAGCCAACTTACTGACCGATGCCGACCCGCAGGCCAGCCCAGACCTGAAGACCAGCCTGCTGCGCCTGATTGCCCAACTGGTGCCCAGCAACACCGTGTTCAACCCGGCACTCGCCGCCACGACGTTGGGCCAATCGCTGCCAGGCTACGTGCGCAACGCCTTGGGCATGCTTGGCCAGGTCGGCGAAAAGCCCCAGGCCAGCAGCTTTCCACTGGCCGGCAAGGCACTGCCAGGGTTTGACGGCGAAAACGACCTGGACCACCTGCTGCGCCTGGCCGCCGCCGCGGTCTCGCGCCTGCAAAGCCATCAACTGGCGAGCCTTGAGCAAACCGGCACCACCCCTGATGGCCGCCTGCAGACCACCTGGCAACTGGAAATCCCCATGCGCAACCACCAGGACATCGTGCCGTTGCAGGTCAAGGTGCAACGCGAAGACACCCAACAGCAACAAGACACCGAGCGTGAAGAAGCCCGCGAGCAGAAAGAAAAGCTCTGGCGCGTGGAGCTGGCCTTCAACCTCGAGCCCTTGGGCCCGTTGCAAGTTCAGGCGCAACTGCTGGCCGGCAGCCTGACCAGCCAGTTGTGGGCCGAGCGCGCCAGCACCGCCAGCCTGATCGAAAGCCAATTGGGCAGCCTGCGCGAGCGCCTGCTGGCTTCGGGCTTGAACGTGGGTGAATTGAACTGCCACCTGGGCACGCCGCCGCAAGGCCCGCGCACGTCGGTTGAACAACGCTGGGTGGACGAAACAGCATGA
- a CDS encoding ParA family protein, with protein sequence MRVWAVANQKGGVGKTTTSIALAGLLAEAGKRVVVVDLDPHGSMTSYFGHNPDALEHSCYDLFLHKGLVPEGLPGQLLLPTSDERISLLPSSTALATLERQSPGQSGLGLVIAKTLAQLWQDFDYAIIDSPPLLGVLMVNALAASQQLVIPVQTEYLAVKGLERMVSTLAMINRSRKQALPFSIVPTLFDRRTQASLGTLRVLKDGYPEHLWQGYIPVDTRLRDASRAGQTPSQFDPKSRGVVAYRALLKHLLAQQLVSQVA encoded by the coding sequence ATGAGAGTCTGGGCAGTAGCCAACCAAAAAGGTGGGGTCGGCAAGACCACCACTTCGATCGCCCTGGCCGGCTTGCTGGCCGAGGCGGGCAAGCGCGTGGTCGTGGTCGACCTGGACCCCCACGGCTCCATGACCAGTTATTTCGGGCACAACCCCGATGCCCTGGAACACAGCTGCTACGACCTGTTTTTGCACAAGGGCCTGGTGCCCGAAGGCCTGCCGGGTCAATTGCTGTTGCCCACCAGCGATGAGCGCATTTCGCTGCTGCCTTCGAGCACGGCGTTGGCCACCCTGGAGCGTCAATCGCCCGGCCAAAGTGGCCTTGGGTTGGTGATAGCCAAAACTCTGGCGCAGCTGTGGCAGGATTTCGATTACGCCATCATCGACAGCCCGCCGTTGCTCGGCGTGTTGATGGTCAATGCCCTGGCTGCCAGCCAGCAGTTGGTGATCCCGGTGCAAACCGAGTACCTGGCGGTCAAAGGCCTGGAACGCATGGTCAGCACGTTGGCAATGATCAATCGCTCGCGCAAGCAGGCCTTGCCGTTCAGCATCGTGCCCACCCTGTTCGACCGCCGCACCCAGGCCTCCCTGGGCACCTTGCGAGTGTTGAAGGATGGTTACCCCGAGCACCTCTGGCAGGGCTACATACCCGTCGACACGCGCCTGCGCGATGCCAGCCGGGCCGGGCAGACGCCCTCGCAGTTTGATCCCAAGAGCCGCGGCGTGGTCGCCTATCGCGCCTTGCTCAAGCACTTGCTGGCACAACAACTCGTTAGCCAGGTGGCCTGA
- a CDS encoding flagellar motor protein, which translates to MDVLSLIGIILAFVAIIGGNFLEGGHLSALLNGPAALIVIGGTLAACLLQSPISAFKRAMQIAVWILFPPRIDLAGGIDRVVNWSLTARKEGLLGLESVADTEPDTYARKGLQLLVDGAEPEAIRSILEVDFVTQESRDIQAAKVFECMGGYAPTIGIIGAVMGLIHVMGNLADPSQLGGGIAVAFVATIYGVATANLILLPVANKLKAIAIRQSRYREMLLEGILSIAEGENPRSIELKLQGFMD; encoded by the coding sequence ATGGATGTATTGAGCCTGATAGGGATCATCCTGGCTTTTGTCGCCATCATTGGCGGTAACTTCCTGGAGGGCGGGCATTTGTCCGCGCTGCTCAATGGCCCGGCGGCGCTGATCGTGATCGGCGGCACCTTGGCCGCCTGCCTGTTGCAGTCGCCCATCAGCGCGTTCAAGCGGGCCATGCAGATCGCCGTGTGGATTCTGTTCCCGCCGCGCATCGACCTGGCCGGCGGCATCGACCGGGTGGTCAACTGGAGCCTCACGGCGCGCAAGGAGGGCCTGCTGGGCCTGGAAAGCGTGGCCGATACCGAGCCTGACACCTATGCCCGCAAAGGTTTGCAGTTGCTGGTGGACGGCGCCGAGCCCGAGGCCATCCGCAGCATTCTCGAAGTGGATTTCGTGACCCAGGAAAGCCGCGATATCCAGGCCGCCAAGGTGTTCGAGTGCATGGGCGGCTACGCGCCCACCATCGGTATCATCGGTGCGGTGATGGGCCTTATCCATGTGATGGGTAACCTGGCCGACCCCTCGCAACTGGGCGGTGGCATTGCCGTGGCCTTCGTTGCCACCATCTACGGCGTGGCCACGGCCAACCTGATCCTGCTGCCGGTGGCCAACAAGCTCAAGGCCATCGCCATTCGCCAGTCCCGCTACCGGGAAATGCTGCTGGAGGGGATCTTGTCGATCGCCGAAGGCGAGAACCCGCGTTCAATCGAATTGAAGCTGCAAGGCTTCATGGATTGA
- a CDS encoding EscU/YscU/HrcU family type III secretion system export apparatus switch protein, producing MKHKAPRQAIALTYDGQQAPTLSAKGDDELAEAILAIARQYEVPIYENAELVKMLAKLELGDSIPQELYLTIAEIIAFAWNLKGKYPQGFDPSPAPVERDITPGS from the coding sequence ATGAAGCACAAAGCGCCCCGCCAGGCCATCGCCCTGACCTACGATGGCCAACAAGCACCGACACTGTCCGCCAAGGGCGACGACGAACTGGCCGAGGCCATTTTGGCCATTGCCCGCCAGTACGAAGTACCGATCTACGAAAACGCCGAGTTGGTGAAGATGTTGGCCAAGCTGGAACTGGGTGACAGCATCCCGCAGGAGCTGTACCTGACCATTGCCGAGATCATCGCGTTTGCGTGGAATCTGAAGGGGAAATACCCGCAAGGGTTCGACCCCTCGCCGGCGCCGGTGGAACGCGACATCACCCCCGGCAGTTGA
- a CDS encoding DUF2802 domain-containing protein, whose product MILEVAVIVLAILWVATLGMFMVYTRGQRQIAQQQAQGDALRDQRIKELARRVEDYQNGTVRMGEDLHELRAVVAPLPDKLAQIEQRDPSSLSFAQAARLVGMGASVDELTQSCGLTQAEAELMSKLHRG is encoded by the coding sequence TTGATTCTCGAGGTAGCGGTCATTGTGCTGGCGATCCTGTGGGTAGCCACCTTGGGTATGTTCATGGTCTACACCCGTGGCCAGCGGCAGATCGCGCAGCAGCAGGCCCAAGGCGATGCGCTGCGTGACCAGCGCATCAAGGAGTTGGCGCGCAGGGTCGAGGACTACCAGAACGGCACCGTGCGCATGGGGGAAGACCTGCACGAGTTGCGCGCGGTGGTAGCGCCGTTGCCCGACAAGTTGGCGCAGATCGAGCAGCGCGACCCTTCCAGCCTGTCGTTTGCCCAGGCTGCGCGCCTGGTGGGCATGGGTGCCAGCGTCGACGAGTTGACCCAGTCCTGCGGCCTGACCCAGGCCGAGGCCGAGTTGATGAGCAAGCTGCACCGCGGCTAG
- a CDS encoding thioredoxin family protein, whose translation MDACVTALTTLEDFTQKAGFDGASLTFKPGKPRVVMLKSEGCSNCRDMQKTLERWASEHQNIDVYILNTEGNGAFLRPLGITAVPTQLFIDKNGSMTEVVGGESEPNNIALRELSRSL comes from the coding sequence ATGGACGCATGCGTTACCGCGCTCACCACACTTGAAGATTTCACGCAAAAGGCCGGGTTCGACGGCGCTTCACTAACCTTCAAGCCCGGCAAACCCCGGGTGGTGATGCTCAAGTCCGAGGGCTGCAGCAATTGCCGCGATATGCAGAAAACCCTCGAGAGGTGGGCAAGCGAGCATCAAAATATCGACGTCTATATCTTGAACACTGAGGGTAACGGGGCATTTTTGCGACCCCTGGGAATCACGGCAGTGCCCACCCAGTTATTTATCGACAAGAATGGCTCAATGACCGAGGTCGTCGGTGGCGAAAGTGAACCCAATAACATTGCCCTGCGGGAGTTGAGTCGCTCCCTGTAG
- a CDS encoding chemotaxis protein CheW — MKKSSAQGSEDPILQWVTFRLDNESYGINVMQVQEVLRYTEIAPVPGAPSYVLGIINLRGNVVTVIDTRQRFGLMPADVSDNTRIVIIEADKQVVGILVDSVAEVVYLRQSEVETAPNVGNEESAKFIQGVCNKNGELLILVELDKMMTEEEWSELESI, encoded by the coding sequence ATGAAGAAGTCGTCTGCACAAGGTTCCGAAGATCCTATTCTGCAGTGGGTAACCTTTCGCCTGGACAATGAGTCTTACGGCATCAACGTGATGCAGGTACAGGAAGTGCTGCGCTACACCGAAATCGCTCCGGTACCGGGTGCGCCGAGCTACGTGCTGGGTATCATCAACCTGCGCGGCAACGTGGTTACCGTGATCGACACCCGCCAGCGCTTCGGCCTGATGCCGGCCGATGTCAGCGACAACACCCGTATCGTCATCATCGAGGCTGACAAGCAAGTGGTCGGCATCCTGGTCGACAGCGTGGCCGAAGTGGTCTACCTGCGTCAGTCGGAAGTGGAAACCGCACCGAACGTCGGCAACGAGGAATCGGCCAAGTTCATCCAGGGCGTGTGCAACAAGAACGGCGAACTGCTGATCCTGGTTGAACTGGACAAGATGATGACCGAGGAAGAATGGTCCGAGCTGGAGAGCATCTGA